The Kribbella sp. NBC_00662 nucleotide sequence CCAATTGGCGCGTGGGGAGCTGGTCCACGCCGAGGTCAAACCGCTGGACCTGTCCGGCATCCCCAGCGTCATCACCGGCATCGCCCTGTGGGCGGTCGCCTTCGTCGTCCTGCTGATCTTCCGCGGCCGTCTGGAGGACAACGGCCTCGACTGGTGGCTCTGGGTCCCCGTCGCCGGCTTCGGCCTGGGCCTGATCGGCCTCTGGTACTGCAAACGCCGCTGGACCGCCATCCAGGCCGGCCACCGGTCAGCCACCGAGGACTGAAAACGACACGGCCTGACGGCCGCGGCTGAGCCGCCACGTGAACGTCGTAGCGGAGGAGAGCCGGGGTGCCCGTCGAGTACGAGGCGAAGGTGCTGGAGGTTGATCCGGCGGCTGTTGCGGAGAAGATCCTTGGGCTGGGTGGGCGTCGGGTTGCGGATCGGGTGATGCGGCGGCTGGTGTACGACGTTGCCGAGGGCGACAAGTCCCGCTGGATCCGGTTGCGGGACAGCGGGACCGAGGTGACGCTGACCATGAAGGAGATCGCCCACGACGGGATCGACGGCACGACGGAGACCGAGGTAGTGGTGGACTCCTTCGGGACCACGGCCGAA carries:
- a CDS encoding DUF2530 domain-containing protein, with the protein product MSEEQEGPKKRTDPTSQLARGELVHAEVKPLDLSGIPSVITGIALWAVAFVVLLIFRGRLEDNGLDWWLWVPVAGFGLGLIGLWYCKRRWTAIQAGHRSATED